The following coding sequences lie in one Lepidochelys kempii isolate rLepKem1 chromosome 18, rLepKem1.hap2, whole genome shotgun sequence genomic window:
- the TAS1R2 gene encoding taste receptor type 1 member 2, protein MVKALVMCMQRLVPEVKCVDFSLLEKRINFREKGDTPNSFEIIQWKWDQPSNPFQKITSYSTKNQKLLFITQNISWHTPNNTVPISVCSQQCEPGQWRKPTSVSSCCFECIDCEAGTFLNHNENPCTCKEKQTHRITKDDLYNCQPCPADQWSSARSQECYPRLVKYLQWQEGTTVVLLLFSVLGLIATIVISVTFAIHSHTPVVKSAGGRMCFLMLASLIISFVNVPMYVGIPTEFTCVCRQTAFSLCFTVCISCLTVRSFQIVSIFKMAARLPKAYSYWMKYNGQYIFITVIITLKVTITVTNFIIHPPAPVLLAQEDDPPTVALQCNKSYKLALLMNSSLDMFLSILCFCFFYMGKELPKNYNEAKYITLCMTCYSVSRIAIFLVVSRYRGVLVILCDAMCTVINLLGISMRYFGPKCYLIFFHPERNTVAYVQTAIQSYTMRQD, encoded by the exons ATGGTGAAAGCACTGGTGATGTGCATGCAACGG CTAGTGCCAGAGGTGAAGTGCGTGGACTTCTCTCTGCTTGAGAAGAGGATCAATTTCAGAGAGAAAGGCGACACTCCGAACAGCTTCGAGATCATCCAGTGGAAGTGGGACCAACCAAGCAACCCTTTTCAGAAAATCACCTCCTATAGCACGAAGAACCAGAAGCTGCTGTTCATCACCCAGAACATCTCCTGGCACACCCCAAACAACACG GTCCCCATTTCAGTCTGTTCCCAGCAGTGCGAGCCTGGGCAGTGGAGAAAGCCCACAAGTGTTAGCAGCTGCTGTTTTGAGTGTATTGACTGTGAAGCAGGGACTTTCCTCAACCACAATG AAAATCCCTGCActtgcaaagaaaaacaaacccacaggATCACTAAGGACG ACCTGTACAACTGCCAGCCTTGTCCAGCTGACCAGTGGTCCAGTGCCAGAAGTCAAGAGTGCTACCCAAGGCTTGTGAAATACCTGCAATGGCAAGAAGGCACTACAGTGGTGTTGCTGCTATTCTCGGTGCTGGGCCTCATAGCCACTATAGTCATATCTGTCACCTTTGCCATTCATTCGCACACCCCCGTGGTGAAGTCCGCAGGAGGCAGGATGTGCTTCCTCATGCTGGCATCTCTGATCATCAGTTTCGTCAACGTCCCCATGTATGTAGGGATCCCGACAGAGTTCACGTGCGTGTGCCGGCAAACAGCGTTCAGCCTCTGCTTCACCGTGTGCATCTCCTGCCTCACCGTCAGGTCTTTCCAGATCGTCAGCATTTTCAAGATGGCTGCCCGGCTGCCCAAAGCCTACAGCTACTGGATGAAGTACAATGGCCAGTACATTTTTATAACCGTAATTATAACTCTGAAAGTCACCATCACTGTGACCAACTTTATCATCCACCCTCCTGCTCCAGTTCTGTTAGCTCAGGAGGACGACCCCCCTACAGTAGCACTGCAATGCAACAAGAGCTACAAGTTGGCCTTGCTGATGAACAGCAGCCTAGATATGTTTCTCTCTATTCTGTGCTTCTGTTTTTTCTACATGGGCAAGGAGCTTCCCAAGAACTACAACGAAGCCAAGTACATCACGCTGTGTATGACCTGCTATTCCGTTTCCAGGATTGCCATTTTCCTGGTCGTGTCTAGGTACAGAGGGGTGCTGGTGATCCTCTGTGATGCTATGTGTACGGTAATCAATTTGCTTGGGATCTCCATGCGTTACTTTGGCCCCAAGTGTTATCTGATATTTTTCCATCCAGAACGCAACACAGTTGCTTACGTCCAAACTGCCATCCAGAGCTACACCATGAGACAGGACTAA